From Camelina sativa cultivar DH55 chromosome 20, Cs, whole genome shotgun sequence, the proteins below share one genomic window:
- the LOC104771089 gene encoding uncharacterized protein LOC104771089: MTIMNPKTLVMNLLLLLLLQISYFSTIVLSLRAYHKKYKEEYTVRPNTVTHVVISNELYDLKKGNAGFVCSHGPKIWRQSKPGERYAMIRFKNDGKQRYMVTNCHVRSNRGFVNFHIFLQPDYSANCYPSYICKYTIRKDGVHYKPTNKLYRWSQFPRRRISKA; the protein is encoded by the coding sequence ATGACGATAATGAATCCCAAAACCTTAGTTATGaatctcctcctcctactcTTGCTGCAAATTTCCTACTTCTCCACCATTGTCTTATCTCTGAGGGCGTATCATAAGAAATATAAAGAGGAGTATACGGTAAGACCAAACACTGTCACACATGTCGTCATCTCCAACGAACTGTATGATCTGAAGAAAGGAAACGCTGGCTTCGTATGCTCTCATGGTCCCAAGATTTGGCGGCAGAGCAAGCCAGGAGAACGGTACGCTATGATTCGGTTCAAGAACGACGGTAAACAAAGGTACATGGTCACAAATTGCCATGTCCGGTCGAACCGCGGGTTTGTgaattttcatatctttttgcAACCGGACTACTCCGCTAATTGTTACCCTAGTTATATTTGTAAGTACACAATCAGGAAAGATGGAGTTCATTACAAGCCTACGAATAAGTTATATCGATGGAGCCAGTTTCCACGCCGACGCATTTCTAAGGCTTAA